The Oncorhynchus nerka isolate Pitt River linkage group LG24, Oner_Uvic_2.0, whole genome shotgun sequence genome has a window encoding:
- the LOC115107385 gene encoding mitochondrial import inner membrane translocase subunit Tim13, whose amino-acid sequence MDGFGSDFSSGAGSGKMDTGTIMEQVKVQIAVANAQELLQRMTDKCFKKCIGKPGGTLDNSEQKCIAMCMDRYMDAWNTVSRAYNSRLQRERARI is encoded by the exons ATGGACGGATTTGGTTCCGATTTTTCATCAGGTGCTGGGTCAGGTAAAATGGATACCGGCACAATCATGGAGCAAGTAAAGGTACAGATTGCGGTGGCTAATGCGCAAGAGCTCTTGCAG AGAATGACAGACAAATGTTTCAAGAAATGCATAGGCAAACCTGGAGGCACGTTGGACAACTCTGAACAG AAATGCATCGCTATGTGCATGGATCGATATATGGATGCATGGAATACTGTGTCCCGTGCCTACAActccagactacagagggaaagAGCTCGTATATGA